In the genome of Danio rerio strain Tuebingen ecotype United States chromosome 23, GRCz12tu, whole genome shotgun sequence, one region contains:
- the ptpn22 gene encoding tyrosine-protein phosphatase non-receptor type 22 isoform X4 has product MDAQMHILRNQLDLIAIKEAEDETAENGFAGEFLKLKRQSTKYRAERTYPTTAADKQDNVKKNRYKDIVPFDHSRVKLSLFTSKNDTDYINASFIKGVSGSKAYIATQGPLSNTVLDFWRMIWEYNIKVIVMVCREFEMGRKKCERYWPESKGDVFVCEAFTILYESDENKGDYLTRTLKVTFKQESRRLKQLHYVNWPDHGVPDSIPAILELLQEMRIYQDNEEIPICIHCSAGCGRTGALCAIDYTWNLLKRQIIPEDFSIFELVKGMRTQRPSVVQTKEQYELVYRTIKLLFERYLAALEAPSNKVPDSSSPAMLSSGSELSDISDFSDQEQTEHRNDEIRVDEYNHVMQNSASWQQPHSQPFSPEVMSNKLTPADLHNARCEWVQITDQSSFIAPVLQTDFTTCGSQKPDASTSLSTTSTQVSCSNYPISFVEELKPNKEHLEWVENQEASPVVKDHNTVIPSTLCLTVEDPYFGPESPPGSNNPSVLNCTAHEIWTEKSCFTIPSLALNNQALEMPKHDSNNKGGNTLSSDEESPPPLPERTPESFIMADETSEKSETSELLTLVIPTSTSSESVNRDNPPSPVPPLPERTPESFEMAMDADLVQNVTQEKPQEVVMRVGKSLEWSGQTNEGQTDMKRSWSRSKSLKLRMSLPASSTPLSPITITSHSPPPLLYKHTQDTFLDISTSHGQTFNSFQGKESLTPPLPERTPESFILHTEKVSNNSAPCQPVEAEQYRGRVGTSSEWSGTSQPKSSVAHTWSRSKSVRAKGSKQEPFSVAPLSLPVSVTTPTIGQEHQMGYSNQLAATGLLENQSNKGAEKTSLVSKARSKSFKLLKGKQKPKTAPPPVPSSASSTAPPQPVPTYGPVGLLFSFGTRFGKPKGPRNKPETWV; this is encoded by the exons ATGGACGCCCAAATGCACATTCTGAGGAACCAACTGGATCTAATCGCCATCAAGGAAGCAGAAGATGAAACGGCAGAGAACGGCTTTGCCGGGGAGTTTTTG AAACTGAAAAGGCAGTCGACTAAATATCGTGCGGAGAGGACGTATCCCACCACAGCTGCAGATAAACAAGACAATGTGAAGAAGAACAGATATAAGGACATTGTTCCCT TTGATCACAGCCGAGTGAAGCTCTCCCTCTTCACATCTAAAAATGACACGGACTACATCAATGCTAGTTTCATTAAG GGTGTTTCAGGCTCTAAAGCATATATTGCCACCCAAGGGCCACTGTCAAACACTGTGCTTGACTTCTGGAGAATGATATGGGAATACAACATAAAG GTTATCGTGATGGTTTGCCGAGAGTTTGAAATGGGCAGG AAAAAATGTGAGCGTTACTGGCCAGAGTCAAAGggggatgtgtttgtgtgtgaggccTTTACCATACTCTAT GAGTCTGATGAGAATAAGGGAGACTACTTGACACGAACGCTGAAAGTGACATTCAAGCAA GAGTCGCGAAGACTGAAGCAGCTGCACTATGTGAACTGGCCTGATCACGGTGTTCCTGACTCTATTCCTGCCATCCTGGAGCTTCTGCAGGAGATGCGCATTTACCAGGACAACGAGGAAATTCCCATCTGCATCCACTGCAG TGCGGGCTGTGGAAGAACAGGTGCATTGTGCGCCATTGACTACACCTGGAATCTACTGAAGAGACAG ATAATACCAGAGGATTTTAGCATTTTTGAGCTGGTAAAGGGCATGCGCACACAAAGGCCCTCAGTGGTTCAGACTAAG GAACAATATGAACTAGTTTACAGAACAATTAAGTTGCTGTTTGAAAGATATCTGGCAGCACTTGAAGCACCAAGTAACAAG GTGCCAGATTCCTCCTCTCCTGCCATGTTAAGCAGTGGAAGTGAACTCTCAGATATCAGCGATTTCAGCGATCAGGAACAAACTGAGCACAG GAATGATGAGATCCGAGTGGATGAATACAATCATGTTATGCAAAACAGCGCTTCTTGGCAACAGCCTCATTCACAACCATTCAGTCCAGAGGTCATGTCCAACAAACTCACTCCTGCAGACCTGCACAATGCAAGATGTGAATGGGTCCAGATCACAGACCAGAGCTCATTTATAGCACCAGTACTTCAAACTGACTTTACAACTTGTGGATCTCAAAAACCCGATGCGTCCACCAGCCTAAGCACAACTTCAACACAAGTTTCATGTTCAAATTATCCCATCAGCTTCGTAGAGGAACTGAAGCCGAATAAAGAGCATCTGGAATGGGTAGAAAACCAAGAAGCTAGTCCTGTTGTCAAAGATCACAACACTGTTATTCCCAGCACCCTCTGCCTAACTGTGGAAGATCCTTATTTTGGGCCCGAGTCTCCACCAGGTAGCAACAATCCCAGTGTTTTGAACTGTACGGCTCATGAAATCTGGACAGAGAAATCCTGTTTTACAATACCTAGTTTAGCTCTAAATAACCAGGCGTTGGAGATGCCAAAGCATGACTCCAATAACAAAG gTGGAAATACACTCTCATCTGATGAAGAAAGCCCTCCTCCTTTACCAGAACGAACTCCAGAGTCTTTTATAATGGCAGATGAAACTAGTG AAAAGAGTGAAACCAGTGAGCTGCTAACTCTGGTGATCCCAACCAGCACCAGTTCTGAGAGTGTCAACAGAG ACAACCCACCTTCACCTGTACCCCCTTTGCCAGAAAGAACTCCGGAGTCTTTTGAAATGGCCATGGATGCGG ACTTGGTACAAAATGTGACCCAGGAAAAACCCCAGGAGGTTGTAATGAGAGTTGGGAAATCATTAGAATGGTCCGGGCAAACAAATGAAGGTCAGACAGATATGAAACGATCGTGGTCCAGGAGCaag agcttaAAACTTAGGATGTCACTTCCTG CATCATCTACTCCACTCAGCCCTATTACGATCACAAGTCACAGTCCTCCTCCTCTACTGTATAAGCATACACAAG aTACTTTTCTAGACATCTCAACATCACATGGACAGACATTTAACTCATTTCAAGGGAAAG aaagtctaACTCCACCACTTCCCGAAAGGACTCCAGAATCCTTCATTTTGCACACGGAGAAAG tgtcCAACAACAGCGCCCCCTGTCAGCCAGTTGAAGCAGAGCAGTACAGAGGGAGAGTGGGAACATCATCTGAATGGTCAGGAACTTCCCAGCCCAAATCATCGGTGGCACATACATGGAGCCGAAGCAAG AGTGTCAGAGCAAAAGGTTCAAAACAAG AGCCTTTTTCTGTGGCTCCGCTGTCTCTGCCCGTCTCTGTAACCACGCCAACCATAGGCCAAG AGCACCAGATGGGATACAGCAATCAGTTAGCAGCAACCGGGCTATTGGAGAACCAGTCAAACAAAGGGGCAGAGAAAACTTCACTGGTCAGCAAAGCAAGGAGCAAG AGTTTCAAGCTTTTAAAAGGAAAACAGAAGC CAAAAACGGCTCCGCCTCCAGTTCCATCTTCAGCCTCATCTACAGCCCCGCCTCAGCCTGTCCCAACTTATGGTCCTGTGGGATTATTATTTT CTTTTGGAACTCGTTTTGGAAAGCCAAAAGGACCTCGAAATAAGCCAGAAACCTGGGTCTAG
- the ptpn22 gene encoding tyrosine-protein phosphatase non-receptor type 22 (The RefSeq protein has 9 substitutions compared to this genomic sequence) encodes MDAQTHILRNQLDLIAIKEAEDETAENGFAGEFLKLKRQSTKYRAERTYPTTAADKQDNVKKNRYKDIVPFDHSRVKLSLFTSKNDTDYINASFIKGVSGSKAYIATQGPLSNTVLDFWRMIWEYNIQVIVMVCREFEMGRKKCERYWPESKGDVFVCEAFTILYESDENKGDYLTRTLKVTFKQESRRLKQLHYVNWPDHGVPDSIPAILELLQEMRIYQDNEEIPICIHCSAGCGRTGALCAIDYTWNLLKRQIIPEDFSIFELVKGMRTQRPSVVQTKEQYELVYRTIKLLFERYLAALEAPSNKVPDSSSPAMLSSGSELSDISDFSDQEQTEHRNDEIRVDEYNHVMQNSASWQQPHSQTFSPEVMSNKLTPADLHNARCEWVQITDQSSSIAPVLQTDFTTCGSQKPEASTSLSTTSTQVSCSNYLEWVENQEASPVVKDHNTVIPSTLCLTVEDPYFGPESPPGSNNPSVLNCTAHEIWTEKPCFTIPSLALNNQALEMPKHDSNNKGGNTLSSDEESPPPLPERTPESFIMADETSGQSNNEKSETSELLTLVIPTSTSSESVNRDNPPSPVPPLPERTPESFEMAMDADLVQNVTQEKPQEVVMRVGKSLEWSGQTNEGQTDMKRSWSRSKSLKLRMSLPASSTPLSPITITSHSPPPLLYKHTQDTFLDTSTSHGQTFNSFQGKESLTPPLPERTPESFILHTEKVSNNSAPCQPVEAEQYRGRVGTSSEWSGTSQPKSSVAHTWSRSKSVRAKGSKQEPLSVAPLSLPVSVTTPTIGQVEHQMGYSNQLAATGQLENQSNKGAEKTSLVSKARSKSFKLLKGKQKPKTAPPPVPSSASSTAPPQPVPTYGPVGLLFSFGTRFGKPKGPRNKPETWV; translated from the exons ATGGACGCCCAAATGCACATTCTGAGGAACCAACTGGATCTAATCGCCATCAAGGAAGCAGAAGATGAAACGGCAGAGAACGGCTTTGCCGGGGAGTTTTTG AAACTGAAAAGGCAGTCGACTAAATATCGTGCGGAGAGGACGTATCCCACCACAGCTGCAGATAAACAAGACAATGTGAAGAAGAACAGATATAAGGACATTGTTCCCT TTGATCACAGCCGAGTGAAGCTCTCCCTCTTCACATCTAAAAATGACACGGACTACATCAATGCTAGTTTCATTAAG GGTGTTTCAGGCTCTAAAGCATATATTGCCACCCAAGGGCCACTGTCAAACACTGTGCTTGACTTCTGGAGAATGATATGGGAATACAACATAAAG GTTATCGTGATGGTTTGCCGAGAGTTTGAAATGGGCAGG AAAAAATGTGAGCGTTACTGGCCAGAGTCAAAGggggatgtgtttgtgtgtgaggccTTTACCATACTCTAT GAGTCTGATGAGAATAAGGGAGACTACTTGACACGAACGCTGAAAGTGACATTCAAGCAA GAGTCGCGAAGACTGAAGCAGCTGCACTATGTGAACTGGCCTGATCACGGTGTTCCTGACTCTATTCCTGCCATCCTGGAGCTTCTGCAGGAGATGCGCATTTACCAGGACAACGAGGAAATTCCCATCTGCATCCACTGCAG TGCGGGCTGTGGAAGAACAGGTGCATTGTGCGCCATTGACTACACCTGGAATCTACTGAAGAGACAG ATAATACCAGAGGATTTTAGCATTTTTGAGCTGGTAAAGGGCATGCGCACACAAAGGCCCTCAGTGGTTCAGACTAAG GAACAATATGAACTAGTTTACAGAACAATTAAGTTGCTGTTTGAAAGATATCTGGCAGCACTTGAAGCACCAAGTAACAAG GTGCCAGATTCCTCCTCTCCTGCCATGTTAAGCAGTGGAAGTGAACTCTCAGATATCAGCGATTTCAGCGATCAGGAACAAACTGAGCACAG GAATGATGAGATCCGAGTGGATGAATACAATCATGTTATGCAAAACAGCGCTTCTTGGCAACAGCCTCATTCACAACCATTCAGTCCAGAGGTCATGTCCAACAAACTCACTCCTGCAGACCTGCACAATGCAAGATGTGAATGGGTCCAGATCACAGACCAGAGCTCATTTATAGCACCAGTACTTCAAACTGACTTTACAACTTGTGGATCTCAAAAACCCGATGCGTCCACCAGCCTAAGCACAACTTCAACACAAGTTTCATGTTCAAATT ATCTGGAATGGGTAGAAAACCAAGAAGCTAGTCCTGTTGTCAAAGATCACAACACTGTTATTCCCAGCACCCTCTGCCTAACTGTGGAAGATCCTTATTTTGGGCCCGAGTCTCCACCAGGTAGCAACAATCCCAGTGTTTTGAACTGTACGGCTCATGAAATCTGGACAGAGAAATCCTGTTTTACAATACCTAGTTTAGCTCTAAATAACCAGGCGTTGGAGATGCCAAAGCATGACTCCAATAACAAAG gTGGAAATACACTCTCATCTGATGAAGAAAGCCCTCCTCCTTTACCAGAACGAACTCCAGAGTCTTTTATAATGGCAGATGAAACTAGTGGTCAGTCCAATAATG AAAAGAGTGAAACCAGTGAGCTGCTAACTCTGGTGATCCCAACCAGCACCAGTTCTGAGAGTGTCAACAGAG ACAACCCACCTTCACCTGTACCCCCTTTGCCAGAAAGAACTCCGGAGTCTTTTGAAATGGCCATGGATGCGG ACTTGGTACAAAATGTGACCCAGGAAAAACCCCAGGAGGTTGTAATGAGAGTTGGGAAATCATTAGAATGGTCCGGGCAAACAAATGAAGGTCAGACAGATATGAAACGATCGTGGTCCAGGAGCaag agcttaAAACTTAGGATGTCACTTCCTG CATCATCTACTCCACTCAGCCCTATTACGATCACAAGTCACAGTCCTCCTCCTCTACTGTATAAGCATACACAAG aTACTTTTCTAGACATCTCAACATCACATGGACAGACATTTAACTCATTTCAAGGGAAAG aaagtctaACTCCACCACTTCCCGAAAGGACTCCAGAATCCTTCATTTTGCACACGGAGAAAG tgtcCAACAACAGCGCCCCCTGTCAGCCAGTTGAAGCAGAGCAGTACAGAGGGAGAGTGGGAACATCATCTGAATGGTCAGGAACTTCCCAGCCCAAATCATCGGTGGCACATACATGGAGCCGAAGCAAG AGTGTCAGAGCAAAAGGTTCAAAACAAG AGCCTTTTTCTGTGGCTCCGCTGTCTCTGCCCGTCTCTGTAACCACGCCAACCATAGGCCAAG TAGAGCACCAGATGGGATACAGCAATCAGTTAGCAGCAACCGGGCTATTGGAGAACCAGTCAAACAAAGGGGCAGAGAAAACTTCACTGGTCAGCAAAGCAAGGAGCAAG AGTTTCAAGCTTTTAAAAGGAAAACAGAAGC CAAAAACGGCTCCGCCTCCAGTTCCATCTTCAGCCTCATCTACAGCCCCGCCTCAGCCTGTCCCAACTTATGGTCCTGTGGGATTATTATTTT CTTTTGGAACTCGTTTTGGAAAGCCAAAAGGACCTCGAAATAAGCCAGAAACCTGGGTCTAG
- the ptpn22 gene encoding tyrosine-protein phosphatase non-receptor type 22 isoform X2 — translation MDAQMHILRNQLDLIAIKEAEDETAENGFAGEFLKLKRQSTKYRAERTYPTTAADKQDNVKKNRYKDIVPFDHSRVKLSLFTSKNDTDYINASFIKGVSGSKAYIATQGPLSNTVLDFWRMIWEYNIKVIVMVCREFEMGRKKCERYWPESKGDVFVCEAFTILYESDENKGDYLTRTLKVTFKQESRRLKQLHYVNWPDHGVPDSIPAILELLQEMRIYQDNEEIPICIHCSAGCGRTGALCAIDYTWNLLKRQIIPEDFSIFELVKGMRTQRPSVVQTKEQYELVYRTIKLLFERYLAALEAPSNKVPDSSSPAMLSSGSELSDISDFSDQEQTEHRNDEIRVDEYNHVMQNSASWQQPHSQPFSPEVMSNKLTPADLHNARCEWVQITDQSSFIAPVLQTDFTTCGSQKPDASTSLSTTSTQVSCSNYPISFVEELKPNKEHLEWVENQEASPVVKDHNTVIPSTLCLTVEDPYFGPESPPGSNNPSVLNCTAHEIWTEKSCFTIPSLALNNQALEMPKHDSNNKGGNTLSSDEESPPPLPERTPESFIMADETSGQSNNEKSETSELLTLVIPTSTSSESVNRDNPPSPVPPLPERTPESFEMAMDADLVQNVTQEKPQEVVMRVGKSLEWSGQTNEGQTDMKRSWSRSKSLKLRMSLPASSTPLSPITITSHSPPPLLYKHTQDTFLDISTSHGQTFNSFQGKESLTPPLPERTPESFILHTEKVSNNSAPCQPVEAEQYRGRVGTSSEWSGTSQPKSSVAHTWSRSKSVRAKGSKQEPFSVAPLSLPVSVTTPTIGQEHQMGYSNQLAATGLLENQSNKGAEKTSLVSKARSKSFKLLKGKQKPKTAPPPVPSSASSTAPPQPVPTYGPVGLLFSFGTRFGKPKGPRNKPETWV, via the exons ATGGACGCCCAAATGCACATTCTGAGGAACCAACTGGATCTAATCGCCATCAAGGAAGCAGAAGATGAAACGGCAGAGAACGGCTTTGCCGGGGAGTTTTTG AAACTGAAAAGGCAGTCGACTAAATATCGTGCGGAGAGGACGTATCCCACCACAGCTGCAGATAAACAAGACAATGTGAAGAAGAACAGATATAAGGACATTGTTCCCT TTGATCACAGCCGAGTGAAGCTCTCCCTCTTCACATCTAAAAATGACACGGACTACATCAATGCTAGTTTCATTAAG GGTGTTTCAGGCTCTAAAGCATATATTGCCACCCAAGGGCCACTGTCAAACACTGTGCTTGACTTCTGGAGAATGATATGGGAATACAACATAAAG GTTATCGTGATGGTTTGCCGAGAGTTTGAAATGGGCAGG AAAAAATGTGAGCGTTACTGGCCAGAGTCAAAGggggatgtgtttgtgtgtgaggccTTTACCATACTCTAT GAGTCTGATGAGAATAAGGGAGACTACTTGACACGAACGCTGAAAGTGACATTCAAGCAA GAGTCGCGAAGACTGAAGCAGCTGCACTATGTGAACTGGCCTGATCACGGTGTTCCTGACTCTATTCCTGCCATCCTGGAGCTTCTGCAGGAGATGCGCATTTACCAGGACAACGAGGAAATTCCCATCTGCATCCACTGCAG TGCGGGCTGTGGAAGAACAGGTGCATTGTGCGCCATTGACTACACCTGGAATCTACTGAAGAGACAG ATAATACCAGAGGATTTTAGCATTTTTGAGCTGGTAAAGGGCATGCGCACACAAAGGCCCTCAGTGGTTCAGACTAAG GAACAATATGAACTAGTTTACAGAACAATTAAGTTGCTGTTTGAAAGATATCTGGCAGCACTTGAAGCACCAAGTAACAAG GTGCCAGATTCCTCCTCTCCTGCCATGTTAAGCAGTGGAAGTGAACTCTCAGATATCAGCGATTTCAGCGATCAGGAACAAACTGAGCACAG GAATGATGAGATCCGAGTGGATGAATACAATCATGTTATGCAAAACAGCGCTTCTTGGCAACAGCCTCATTCACAACCATTCAGTCCAGAGGTCATGTCCAACAAACTCACTCCTGCAGACCTGCACAATGCAAGATGTGAATGGGTCCAGATCACAGACCAGAGCTCATTTATAGCACCAGTACTTCAAACTGACTTTACAACTTGTGGATCTCAAAAACCCGATGCGTCCACCAGCCTAAGCACAACTTCAACACAAGTTTCATGTTCAAATTATCCCATCAGCTTCGTAGAGGAACTGAAGCCGAATAAAGAGCATCTGGAATGGGTAGAAAACCAAGAAGCTAGTCCTGTTGTCAAAGATCACAACACTGTTATTCCCAGCACCCTCTGCCTAACTGTGGAAGATCCTTATTTTGGGCCCGAGTCTCCACCAGGTAGCAACAATCCCAGTGTTTTGAACTGTACGGCTCATGAAATCTGGACAGAGAAATCCTGTTTTACAATACCTAGTTTAGCTCTAAATAACCAGGCGTTGGAGATGCCAAAGCATGACTCCAATAACAAAG gTGGAAATACACTCTCATCTGATGAAGAAAGCCCTCCTCCTTTACCAGAACGAACTCCAGAGTCTTTTATAATGGCAGATGAAACTAGTGGTCAGTCCAATAATG AAAAGAGTGAAACCAGTGAGCTGCTAACTCTGGTGATCCCAACCAGCACCAGTTCTGAGAGTGTCAACAGAG ACAACCCACCTTCACCTGTACCCCCTTTGCCAGAAAGAACTCCGGAGTCTTTTGAAATGGCCATGGATGCGG ACTTGGTACAAAATGTGACCCAGGAAAAACCCCAGGAGGTTGTAATGAGAGTTGGGAAATCATTAGAATGGTCCGGGCAAACAAATGAAGGTCAGACAGATATGAAACGATCGTGGTCCAGGAGCaag agcttaAAACTTAGGATGTCACTTCCTG CATCATCTACTCCACTCAGCCCTATTACGATCACAAGTCACAGTCCTCCTCCTCTACTGTATAAGCATACACAAG aTACTTTTCTAGACATCTCAACATCACATGGACAGACATTTAACTCATTTCAAGGGAAAG aaagtctaACTCCACCACTTCCCGAAAGGACTCCAGAATCCTTCATTTTGCACACGGAGAAAG tgtcCAACAACAGCGCCCCCTGTCAGCCAGTTGAAGCAGAGCAGTACAGAGGGAGAGTGGGAACATCATCTGAATGGTCAGGAACTTCCCAGCCCAAATCATCGGTGGCACATACATGGAGCCGAAGCAAG AGTGTCAGAGCAAAAGGTTCAAAACAAG AGCCTTTTTCTGTGGCTCCGCTGTCTCTGCCCGTCTCTGTAACCACGCCAACCATAGGCCAAG AGCACCAGATGGGATACAGCAATCAGTTAGCAGCAACCGGGCTATTGGAGAACCAGTCAAACAAAGGGGCAGAGAAAACTTCACTGGTCAGCAAAGCAAGGAGCAAG AGTTTCAAGCTTTTAAAAGGAAAACAGAAGC CAAAAACGGCTCCGCCTCCAGTTCCATCTTCAGCCTCATCTACAGCCCCGCCTCAGCCTGTCCCAACTTATGGTCCTGTGGGATTATTATTTT CTTTTGGAACTCGTTTTGGAAAGCCAAAAGGACCTCGAAATAAGCCAGAAACCTGGGTCTAG
- the ptpn22 gene encoding tyrosine-protein phosphatase non-receptor type 22 isoform X1 → MDAQMHILRNQLDLIAIKEAEDETAENGFAGEFLKLKRQSTKYRAERTYPTTAADKQDNVKKNRYKDIVPFDHSRVKLSLFTSKNDTDYINASFIKGVSGSKAYIATQGPLSNTVLDFWRMIWEYNIKVIVMVCREFEMGRKKCERYWPESKGDVFVCEAFTILYESDENKGDYLTRTLKVTFKQESRRLKQLHYVNWPDHGVPDSIPAILELLQEMRIYQDNEEIPICIHCSAGCGRTGALCAIDYTWNLLKRQIIPEDFSIFELVKGMRTQRPSVVQTKEQYELVYRTIKLLFERYLAALEAPSNKVPDSSSPAMLSSGSELSDISDFSDQEQTEHRNDEIRVDEYNHVMQNSASWQQPHSQPFSPEVMSNKLTPADLHNARCEWVQITDQSSFIAPVLQTDFTTCGSQKPDASTSLSTTSTQVSCSNYPISFVEELKPNKEHLEWVENQEASPVVKDHNTVIPSTLCLTVEDPYFGPESPPGSNNPSVLNCTAHEIWTEKSCFTIPSLALNNQALEMPKHDSNNKGGNTLSSDEESPPPLPERTPESFIMADETSGQSNNEKSETSELLTLVIPTSTSSESVNRDNPPSPVPPLPERTPESFEMAMDADLVQNVTQEKPQEVVMRVGKSLEWSGQTNEGQTDMKRSWSRSKSLKLRMSLPASSTPLSPITITSHSPPPLLYKHTQDTFLDISTSHGQTFNSFQGKESLTPPLPERTPESFILHTEKVSNNSAPCQPVEAEQYRGRVGTSSEWSGTSQPKSSVAHTWSRSKSVRAKGSKQEPFSVAPLSLPVSVTTPTIGQVEHQMGYSNQLAATGLLENQSNKGAEKTSLVSKARSKSFKLLKGKQKPKTAPPPVPSSASSTAPPQPVPTYGPVGLLFSFGTRFGKPKGPRNKPETWV, encoded by the exons ATGGACGCCCAAATGCACATTCTGAGGAACCAACTGGATCTAATCGCCATCAAGGAAGCAGAAGATGAAACGGCAGAGAACGGCTTTGCCGGGGAGTTTTTG AAACTGAAAAGGCAGTCGACTAAATATCGTGCGGAGAGGACGTATCCCACCACAGCTGCAGATAAACAAGACAATGTGAAGAAGAACAGATATAAGGACATTGTTCCCT TTGATCACAGCCGAGTGAAGCTCTCCCTCTTCACATCTAAAAATGACACGGACTACATCAATGCTAGTTTCATTAAG GGTGTTTCAGGCTCTAAAGCATATATTGCCACCCAAGGGCCACTGTCAAACACTGTGCTTGACTTCTGGAGAATGATATGGGAATACAACATAAAG GTTATCGTGATGGTTTGCCGAGAGTTTGAAATGGGCAGG AAAAAATGTGAGCGTTACTGGCCAGAGTCAAAGggggatgtgtttgtgtgtgaggccTTTACCATACTCTAT GAGTCTGATGAGAATAAGGGAGACTACTTGACACGAACGCTGAAAGTGACATTCAAGCAA GAGTCGCGAAGACTGAAGCAGCTGCACTATGTGAACTGGCCTGATCACGGTGTTCCTGACTCTATTCCTGCCATCCTGGAGCTTCTGCAGGAGATGCGCATTTACCAGGACAACGAGGAAATTCCCATCTGCATCCACTGCAG TGCGGGCTGTGGAAGAACAGGTGCATTGTGCGCCATTGACTACACCTGGAATCTACTGAAGAGACAG ATAATACCAGAGGATTTTAGCATTTTTGAGCTGGTAAAGGGCATGCGCACACAAAGGCCCTCAGTGGTTCAGACTAAG GAACAATATGAACTAGTTTACAGAACAATTAAGTTGCTGTTTGAAAGATATCTGGCAGCACTTGAAGCACCAAGTAACAAG GTGCCAGATTCCTCCTCTCCTGCCATGTTAAGCAGTGGAAGTGAACTCTCAGATATCAGCGATTTCAGCGATCAGGAACAAACTGAGCACAG GAATGATGAGATCCGAGTGGATGAATACAATCATGTTATGCAAAACAGCGCTTCTTGGCAACAGCCTCATTCACAACCATTCAGTCCAGAGGTCATGTCCAACAAACTCACTCCTGCAGACCTGCACAATGCAAGATGTGAATGGGTCCAGATCACAGACCAGAGCTCATTTATAGCACCAGTACTTCAAACTGACTTTACAACTTGTGGATCTCAAAAACCCGATGCGTCCACCAGCCTAAGCACAACTTCAACACAAGTTTCATGTTCAAATTATCCCATCAGCTTCGTAGAGGAACTGAAGCCGAATAAAGAGCATCTGGAATGGGTAGAAAACCAAGAAGCTAGTCCTGTTGTCAAAGATCACAACACTGTTATTCCCAGCACCCTCTGCCTAACTGTGGAAGATCCTTATTTTGGGCCCGAGTCTCCACCAGGTAGCAACAATCCCAGTGTTTTGAACTGTACGGCTCATGAAATCTGGACAGAGAAATCCTGTTTTACAATACCTAGTTTAGCTCTAAATAACCAGGCGTTGGAGATGCCAAAGCATGACTCCAATAACAAAG gTGGAAATACACTCTCATCTGATGAAGAAAGCCCTCCTCCTTTACCAGAACGAACTCCAGAGTCTTTTATAATGGCAGATGAAACTAGTGGTCAGTCCAATAATG AAAAGAGTGAAACCAGTGAGCTGCTAACTCTGGTGATCCCAACCAGCACCAGTTCTGAGAGTGTCAACAGAG ACAACCCACCTTCACCTGTACCCCCTTTGCCAGAAAGAACTCCGGAGTCTTTTGAAATGGCCATGGATGCGG ACTTGGTACAAAATGTGACCCAGGAAAAACCCCAGGAGGTTGTAATGAGAGTTGGGAAATCATTAGAATGGTCCGGGCAAACAAATGAAGGTCAGACAGATATGAAACGATCGTGGTCCAGGAGCaag agcttaAAACTTAGGATGTCACTTCCTG CATCATCTACTCCACTCAGCCCTATTACGATCACAAGTCACAGTCCTCCTCCTCTACTGTATAAGCATACACAAG aTACTTTTCTAGACATCTCAACATCACATGGACAGACATTTAACTCATTTCAAGGGAAAG aaagtctaACTCCACCACTTCCCGAAAGGACTCCAGAATCCTTCATTTTGCACACGGAGAAAG tgtcCAACAACAGCGCCCCCTGTCAGCCAGTTGAAGCAGAGCAGTACAGAGGGAGAGTGGGAACATCATCTGAATGGTCAGGAACTTCCCAGCCCAAATCATCGGTGGCACATACATGGAGCCGAAGCAAG AGTGTCAGAGCAAAAGGTTCAAAACAAG AGCCTTTTTCTGTGGCTCCGCTGTCTCTGCCCGTCTCTGTAACCACGCCAACCATAGGCCAAG TAGAGCACCAGATGGGATACAGCAATCAGTTAGCAGCAACCGGGCTATTGGAGAACCAGTCAAACAAAGGGGCAGAGAAAACTTCACTGGTCAGCAAAGCAAGGAGCAAG AGTTTCAAGCTTTTAAAAGGAAAACAGAAGC CAAAAACGGCTCCGCCTCCAGTTCCATCTTCAGCCTCATCTACAGCCCCGCCTCAGCCTGTCCCAACTTATGGTCCTGTGGGATTATTATTTT CTTTTGGAACTCGTTTTGGAAAGCCAAAAGGACCTCGAAATAAGCCAGAAACCTGGGTCTAG